The Roseococcus microcysteis genome contains a region encoding:
- a CDS encoding SDR family NAD(P)-dependent oxidoreductase, translating to MSATRKTALITGAGRNIGRAVALGLAQDGFDVVINGSRDRAACEAVAEAARAHGVRAQVVMGDVGSAPECARIAQEAMTLSGGVDVLVNNAALRPAKPFLEMSEEEWRRVIAVDMDAAVWLSRACLPGMLERGWGRIVNFTGMNAIHGYAGRAPVSVAKHGVWGLTKALAKEFGPRGVTVNAISPGPIAADDPATGEGAAYRAAAVAKVPVGREGTPAEVAAVLRLLVSSGGAYVNGQMLQVNGGAQT from the coding sequence ATGTCCGCGACCCGCAAGACCGCCCTCATCACCGGCGCCGGCCGCAACATCGGCCGCGCCGTGGCGCTGGGCCTGGCGCAGGATGGCTTCGACGTCGTCATCAACGGCTCACGCGACCGCGCGGCCTGCGAGGCGGTGGCCGAGGCGGCCCGCGCGCATGGCGTGCGCGCCCAGGTCGTGATGGGCGATGTGGGCAGCGCCCCCGAATGCGCGCGCATCGCGCAGGAGGCGATGACACTTTCGGGTGGCGTGGATGTGCTGGTGAACAACGCCGCCCTGCGCCCCGCCAAACCCTTCCTGGAGATGAGCGAGGAGGAATGGCGCCGCGTCATCGCCGTGGACATGGATGCGGCGGTGTGGCTCTCGCGCGCCTGCCTGCCTGGCATGCTGGAACGCGGCTGGGGGCGTATCGTGAACTTCACCGGGATGAACGCCATCCATGGCTATGCCGGGCGCGCGCCGGTTTCGGTGGCCAAGCACGGGGTCTGGGGACTGACCAAGGCGCTGGCGAAGGAATTCGGGCCGCGCGGCGTCACGGTGAACGCCATCTCCCCTGGCCCGATCGCGGCCGATGACCCGGCCACGGGCGAGGGCGCGGCCTACCGCGCCGCGGCCGTGGCGAAAGTGCCGGTGGGACGCGAGGGCACGCCGGCCGAGGTGGCCGCCGTGCTGCGCC